In Candidatus Kryptoniota bacterium, the sequence GACATGCTCCGTGAGAAGGGAACCGAAGTCGAAGCGATTGTTGCGGATATGTCCAAAGAAGATGAGATCAGAAATCTTGTCTTACAGACATCGAATCGGTTCGGTAGAATAGACATACTCGTGAACAACGCGGGGTTCGGCATATTCAAACCTGTCATCGATATGGAGACGAAGGAATTTGATTCCATCTTGAACGTGAACTTGCGTGGTGTGTTTATCGCTACCAGGGAAGTCCTTCCGTTCATGATAAAACAAAAAGACGGCGTCATCATCAATATCGCCTCCCTGGCGGGAAAGAACGCGGTGGAGAACGGCTCGATATACGCGGCGACGAAATGGGCACTTCTCGGGTTCGGAAAAAGTCTGATGCTGGAAGTACGCAAACATAATATCAGGGTCGTGGCGATTTGTCCGGGAAGTGTCGACACGAGTTTCGGATCGGGAAGATCTTCAGCACGCGATTGGGCGCTTAAGCCGGAGGATATTGCCGAAGCCGCAGTGTTAGCTGCTTCGCTGCCGGCCCGTGCAATGATGAGTGAAATAGATTTGAGACCGACGAACCCCAGGTGACGATGGGTCAGCAAGACGAAATATTTGATGTGACCATCATAGGCGGAGGTCCGGTTGGACTCTATGGCGCTTTTTACGCCGGGCTGCGCGTGATGAAGACGAAGATACTCGACGCGCTCCCTGAACTCGGCGGACAACTGGTCGCACTCTATCCGGAAAAATACATTTACGACGTGGCTGGATTTCCGAGGATTCTCGCGAAGGAGCTTGCGAAAAACCTGATCGAACAGGCTTTGATGTTCGACCCGACTGTCTGTTCAGGTGAAAAGGTCGTGACCCTCAAGAGCCCGGCTCCGGGAGGCGTGTTCGAACTCTTTACCGACAAAGGGAATGCACATTACACAAAATCTGTCATACTCACCGCAGGCATCGGCGCATTCAAGCCGAAGAAACTCGATGCACGGGGCATCGACACGTTCGAGGACCACGGCGTTTACTATTTCGTTACCGACAAGAGTGTCTTCAAGGATAAGGAGATCCTGATAGTTGGCGGCGGAGACTCCGCGGTCGACTGGGCGCTCAATCTCCTCGACACTGCAAAGAAGATCACGCTCATTCACAGGCGCGACGAGTTTCGTGCGCACGAAGAGAGTGTCAGGGAACTCATGTCGTCACCGGTGGTCGTGAGGACTTTTCACGAATTGAAATCGATAAGCGGCAACTCGTCACCGGAAGAAGCGGTTATTTGTGATAACAGGACTCGCGAGGAATCGAAGTTGAAAGTGGAGGCGGTTGTTCTGAACCTCGGCTTTCATGCCGACATCGGTCCCGTGAAGGAGTGGGGCCTGGAGCTCGAGAAGGGCGGCATCAAAGTGAATCACAAAATGGAGACTAACATCGTCGGCATTTTCGCAGCCGGAGATGTTGCCTCTCATCCCGGGAAATTGAAGCTCATCAGCACCGGATTCGGTGAAGTAGCGACTGCGGTGAACTTCGCGAAGAACCTCCTCGATCCGGCATCGAGGATTTATCCCGGTCATTCGAGCGACATGGACAAATTGTCCGCTGCGAAGAACCGCGTCTAGTCGCTATCTGCTGAAGCGCCCCACCGACTTTACCCTGCCTCGGTGTGACACTCCCCTCGTTCTCTCGTCGCTTCGCTTTGCTTCGCGAGGTGAATGCTGCAATGGGGTTCCACCGCAGAGCGGTGGGACGAGGCGGGCGAGATTTCATAATTTCGTTTCCTATGACGTATATTACGTAAACGATTATTTCTCACTGGATTAGCTCAAAAACATTCTGCCTGAATTGATAAACACTCCGATGGCGCGCCTGTCTTCGCGCGTCCGTAAACACTTCAAGTCCCTCAGACATTACAACTACCGGCTTTACTGGATCTCCCAGCTCATCTCTGTGACCGGGACGTGGATGCAGAACGTCGCGCTCGCGTGGTACGTCGTCACTCTAACCGGATCTGCCGTCGCGCTCGGAACTGTTACTGCACTCCAGTTCTTGCCGATTCTCGTTCTGTCTCTTTTTGCCGGCGTATTCATTGATCGGCTGCCAAAGAGAAAAATACTTTTGGTGACTCAGTCCATTTCCGCGATTCAGGCGTTCATATTGTGGATCATTGTTGCACTTAGAGTCGCGACGCTCGGTGAAATATATTTCCTCGCGCTTCTAATTGGCCTTGTCAACGCATTCGACCAGCCGGGGAGACAGGCGTTCGTCGCCGAGATGGTGCCCGATGAAGATGTCGGAAACGCTATCGCCCTTAACTCTCTCGTTTTCAACGCGGCCAGGACAGTTGGTCCGGCCATCGCAGGAATAACGATCGCACTCGTGGGAGTCGCACCGAGTTTTCTCATTAACGGTATAAGTTTTCTGGCTATCATAGTGGCAATCTTACTCATGAAGAAATCTCAGTTGAGAAATTTCTACTCGAAGGTAGACATCACTTTGAAGCAGGGTTTGAAAGAAGGGATCTCTTTTGCGGTAAACGAGCCGGCAATCGCATCGATACTGATTGTATTGATTTTCATTGGGACGTTCGGATACAATTTCAACACTGTACTCCCTCTTCTTGTGAAGTTCGTGCTGAAAGGCGGCCCCAAAATGTTCGGCGTCCTGACCTCGGCGCTTGGAGTCGGATCGATGATCGGAGCACTTAACGTGGCGGGCAGACAGAAGCCGACACGCAAATTCATTTACTCGTTCGCGCTCGTCTTTACGATTATGGATATCGCGATCTCTTTTTCAAGATCTTACATTCTAACAATTATATTCATAGTGGTTCTGGGCATCGCAAGCATATCATATATCGCCTCAACTAACACCTCTCTGCAAATGAACAGCCCGCTTCATCTTCGTGGCAGGATAATGGCTCTTTACGTGATGATTTTCGCGGGAAGCACTCCAATCGGGGCACTCTTCACGGGGTTTGTCGCTGAGCTGCTGGGAACCGCCGTGATGATATTCATCGAAGGTTCGTTGTGCCTGGCGGGAATAGCTTGCGGATTGTTGTATGTGAGGAAAAGGATTCCGAAAATTCAGAAGAGAAAAGAGGAGGTCCCACATGCTAACGGGACCTCCTGAAGGTTGGTCGTCTATCTATTACTGGTCAGGGTCCTGCTGATCGTCGCGCTGGATAACAGGTCCATCCATCTGCATGTCACCCGGATCTACAGGCGATTCCCTGTCGAATAACATCGGCATGCTCATAAGCGGGTCCTCGTCAAGTAACGGATCCAGGTCAGACATTCCCCACATATCTGCCATCGTCCCGATGTCCATCATGGGTGCGTCTTCGCTCATCGAATTGGTGCCGCCCATCATCATTTCACCGCTCATCGGTCCCTGTCCGCTGCGACGGTTCATGATCACCCTCTGCGTTCTCATGCGGCGCATCGCCATGGCGGGGTGCTCAAGTACTTTCTTCCAGATTTTCTGCTGGTCAGGTGTCAAAAGCTTGTTCACAGCAAACCAGCCGTCGAGCATGTTCTTCTTCAAATCGGTCTGAAGTTTTGCAATCTCGTCAATCTTGTCGCTCAGTGCCCCTGCGTCGGGATTGTCCGCGGACGCGAGCTGTCCGTAATCGAGCCGCGCGTGGCTCAGCTTTGCCCGCACATCGATCTGCTTCTGCATCAGGTCAAACCTGATTTTCTGAATATCCTTCTTTTGCGAATCGGTCAACTTTAGCTGAGACCCTGCCGTGTGCGACCGCCACATGCGCATGGGTCCCTTTTGCATGCTTGAATCCTGTGCCCAGGCCGTTCCGGCTATCGCCAATGCACTTAACACCAGAACTAAGAATTTTGATTTCATTTATTAACTCCTTTTTGTAAATCTACTCGTTGGACATCCAAAACTCTCTCGCGGTTTAAACAAGTGCGCCTGATCGCATACTATTTTTGCAAATCATGGAACCATCCGAACATCGTCTTTATCCGCTCATTTGGGTTGACAAGACTTTCGCTTCTGTCATTCCGAGGAGTCTGATGAGTACTGGGCCGGTGACGACGAGGAATCTTCTAGAGTACTCTTCGATAACGCTTTTGTGGAGAACTACGGAAGATTCCTCACTTCGCTCATCTCGACGGTGTCGGGACTCGCTCGTTCGGAATGACAAAGCATAAGCTAAGTGTCATTCCGAGGAGTCGCGTGCGTGCTGGCCGGTTGACGACGAGGGATCCTCTTAATGCTCCCTCGAATGTTACAGTAGGTTAGACTTCCGGAAGATTTCTCTCCGCTCGAATCATCTATAGCTCGGATTCACAAAATACAATCCAATACAAGTGATGCCGTCTCCTTGAAGCGCTTTCCCCCTTTTTCTATATTCGAAATGTGAGAGGGATTCTGAGAGGCAGGATAGTGATCGAGAACGCCGGTAAAATCACAGCTGATGGCGGGGTGATAGTCGATAACGGAAGGATTGTGGACATAGGAACCTTCGATCAGGTTCACAAGGAGGCGGGCAGTTTGCCGGTGAGAGATTATGACGGAATCATCTGCCCCGGACTCATCAATGCTCACACGCATCTCGAACTTTCCAATTTCAAGCGACTCCGGCACGAGGATTTTGTCGACTGGGTAATGAAGTTGGTCGACGCAAGATCGACAGTCGTCCCTGAGGAAACGATAAAGGAATGCGGCGATGCCAAGAAGAGAGCGGAGTCGCAAGGGACTTCATTCTTCGTGAATGTCGGCAACTCCCTCGATGTCAATAATTCTCTCGGCACTAATCAGTTGTTCCAGTACGAACAGATCGGGATAAACAGTACGAGTGCGGATACAGTCTTCGATCACGCGGCGCAGAACCTGGCATTGTCCAAAGTCGATTCAGCTCTTGCGATCCACGCGCCGTATTCTGTCTCACCCGAGTTGATGAGGAAGATAAAATCATATAACAATTCGTCCGGTCACATTACGTCGATCCACCTCGCCGAGACGCCGGAAGAGCTGGAGTTCGTCCGTACCGGAAAAGGAAGAATGACCGACCTTCTCAACAAGAGAGTTGGTAAATGGAGCTTTACCCCCGCCGGAGTGACTCCCATCGAATACGTGAACTCGCTCGGCATTCTTGACGAGAGAACGATCTGTGTGCACTGTGTATTCACCGATAATGATGACATAAACATATTGAGGGACAGGGAATGCGCCGTGTCGGTGTGCATCAGGAGCAACCGCGAACTTTCCGGTCAGCTCCCGCCTGTCGCAAAGTTAGTCAAGAACGGGGTAAGGCTTCTTATCGGTACCGACAGCACTGCCAGCTCGCCGTCAATCAACATGTTCGAAGAGGTCGCCGCTTTCTTCAGCGAATTTGGAAACGTGGCGGAGCCGTCAGAGATATTGGCGATGGCGACATCCGACGCCGCGAGGTTTCTCGGGATCGAGTCGGCTTACGGCTCGCTCAAACCGGGCAGCCGCTCGTCCGTGGTATTCCTTCCATTCGATGGATACGAGTCCGAAGCGATTGAGTTTGTCCTGTCGGAGGGTTACAAAAACTCCGGAATGATTTGCGATTGAAACCGAAATTTTTCCTGCTGTCTCTCTTCTTAGTGGCTCTATGTCTCATCGGATACAGAGTGATTTTCACAACCACCAGTGTGAAGGTCGATAGGACTCGAGAGACGATTTTCGTCGACAGCTCTTCGCCAGTGAGCGTGAGGGTGGTCGCGATCAACCGGCTCGGCATGCGTGTTCCCTTCAAGCATCTGAAGGGACGATTCGTGGTCAGGGAAGGCGCCGAAAAGATAACCATAATCGGAACCAGAGAAGACGAACTCATCTTTAAGACCAACAGCCTGTCGGGAAGACTTGAGATCCTTTACTACACAGGCGTCATACCATTTCCCGTCGAAATTGTTTTCAATATTGAATCTGAATCAATAGCAGATCTTATGAATCTTAATGTAGTCTTATCCTGAAAGTCGGAATGCTAGATTTCAAATTGACAAAAAGAGATTCCTCAAGCAAAGCGAGAGCCGGTATCATCCGGACGAGTCACGGCTCGATTCGGACGCCCGTCTTCATGCCGGTGGGCACCCGAGCGAGCGTGAAGGCAGTCGAACAGCGGGAACTTCTCGAGATAAACGCGCAGATCATTTTGGGAAATACGTATCATCTATTCCAAAGGCCAGGGGTCGAAGTCCTGACTAAACTCGGCGGACTCCACTCGTTCATGTCCTGGCCACGGCCGATTCTAACGGACAGCGGTGGGTTCCAGATCCTGAGTCTTTCTGAGCTCCGTAAACTCTCTCATGAAGGCGTCGAGTTCAGGTCCCACATCGACGGGACATATTATTTCTTCTCACCGGAAAAGATAATCGAGGTCGAGAGACAGATCGGCGCAGACTTCATCATGGTACTCGACGAGTGCGCACCGTACCCGGCGGACAAAGAGTATGTCACAAAGAGCATCGAGCTCACTTACAGCTGGGCGATGAGATGCAGGGAGTCGTTCGCGGCTTCGACGCCGCTCTACGGTTATGACCAGTATCTCCTTGCCATCGTTCAGGGCGGAACCCACCTTGACTTGAGAGAGAAAAGCGCGCGAGACCTCGTCGCTTCCGATTTCGACGCCTACGCAATCGGAGGACTGGCTGTCGGCGAGCCGGTGGAAGAGTTGTACCATGTTACAGATTTCGTCACGGACCTCCTTCCTGAAGCCAAGCCTCGTTATCTGATGGGAGTCGGAACCCCGGAAAACCTTCTTGAATCGGTCGAGAGGGGAGTCGACATGTTCGACTGCGTCATGCCGACGCGCAACGGACGAAACGCGCAGGCGTTCACCGCCGAAGGAACGATTAACATAAAGAATGCGGTTTATAAGTTGGATGAGGCGCCGTTGTGTGGGGAGTGTGACTGTTACGCCTGCAAGAATTTCTCTCGCGCGTACATTCGGCACCTTTTTAACGTGGACGAGATACTCGGGTTACAGCTTGTCTCCTTACATAATTTGCGATTTTTCATTAGTTTAATGGAGAAAGCGCGGGTCGCGATAATGGAAGACCGCTTTGCGGAATTCAAATCCGGCACACTCGCTGAATTGAACACAAAGAAAATGGAGGAAATTTGAACAGCTTACTTCTTGGTTTCATGGCACCGGCTCAGGGCGGAGACGGCGGCGGAGGTATGATAAGCACCGTGATTATGTTCGCGCTTATCATTTTCATTTTTTATTTCATGATCATCCGTCCCCAGAGCAAGCGGCAGAAAGAGCGTCAGAAAATGCTCGAGGCGATGAAGAAGGGTGACAAGGTTGTCACGAGCGGCGGCATCCACGGAAAGATCGTCGGCATGGAAGACAAGGCGGTCCTCGTGGAAATTGCCGACAACGTAAAAGTTAAAGTGGAGAAATCGGCGGTATCGGCGATCCTGCCTGAGTAATATGTCCCAGTTCGACAATATCGAATCCGCAATAGAAGACATCCGGCAAGGAAAAATTGTCATCGTCGTGGATGACGAAGAGAGAGAGAACGAAGGCGACTTCCTCCTCGCTGCGGAGAAGGTTACGCCTCACGCCGTCAATTTCCTCGCGAAACACGGACGCGGAATTATTTGTGTCGCCCTTTTGCCGGAGCGAGTCAGGCAGCTCGGGCTCGACATGATGGTGGACACGAACACGTCGCTTCACCAAACTGCGTTCACGGTGAGCGTGGATGCGGTGCGAGGGACAACCACCGGAGTGTCTGCGGCGGACAGGTCAACGACGGTACTGGCGCTGGTAAACCCGGGCACGGTCCCCACAGACCTTGCTCGGCCAGGTCACATTTTCCCCTTGCGAGCAATGGAAGAGGGAGTGTTGAGACGCGCAGGTCATACGGAGGCGGCAATCGACCTGGCGAGACTTGCGTCGCTTTATCCTGGGGGAGTTCTCTGCGAAATATTGAACGACGACGGGACAATGGCACGCGTGCCGCAGCTCAAGAAGATCGCGAAAGAGTTCGGCCTACACATCGTTACCATTAGGGACCTGATCGGGTACCGGATGCAGCGCGAGAAGCTGGTGAAGAAGATAGTTGTAACGAGACTCCCGACTCGGTACGGTGACTTCAACCTACATCTGTACCAGGGTATCATCGACAAGAAAGAACATCTCGCACTCGTCAAGGGTGAGATCGATGAGAGCAAGCCGGTGCTGGTACGTGTCCATTCGGAATGTCTTACCGGCGACGTCTTCGCCTCATTGAGGTGCGATTGCGGCGAACAGCTCCACTATGCGATGAGGGCGGTAGAGAAAGAAGGATCCGGAGTCGTGCTCTACATGCGGCAGGAAGGCCGGGGGATCGGCCTCGTAAACAAACTGAAAGCCTACAGGCTCCAGGACGACGGTGTCGATACGGTGGAAGCCAACGAGAAGCTCGGGTTCAAAGCTGATCTCCGGGATTATGGTATCGGCGCGCAGATCCTGGTGGACCTCGGAATCAGGCGGATGAGGCTAATGACGAACAATCCCAAGAAGATAATCGGTCTTGAGGGGTACGGGCTGGAAGTGGTCGAGCGGGTGCCGATCGAAATCGAGCCAAATGAGATAAATCACAAGTATCTTGAGACAAAGCGAGATAAATTAGGCCACCTCATCCCGAATCTCTGAGAGTCGGGACGAGAATATTTGAATAAAGTTTGTTATCTTCAATTAAAGCCATTTAGTCCGATAAGAGGACGAATGGCTTTCGTATTTTAGTGAACGTAGATAGGAGGTGTTGATGTCAAATAATTCAATTTATTTGACAAAAGAAAAACTCGTGGAACTCGAAGCGCAGTTGAAGGACATGAAAGTAAACGGGCGGCAGGAAGCCGCACGGAAGATAGCGGAAGCTAGGGGTCACGGAGACCTGTCCGAAAATTCCGAATACGATGCGGCGAAAGAGGAAATGCAGATGCTGGAGCTTCGTATCTCGCAGCTCGAGCAGACGCTGACTCGCGTGCGCGTGATGGATCCGACGGAAGTGCGCACGGACAAGGTTTACATTTTTTGCAAAGTCCAGCTTCTCGACATGCTTTCGAATAAGAAGATAGAATACCAGCTTGTGTCGACGGAAGAAGCGGATCTGGCGCAGGGAAAGATTTCCACGGATTCGCCGATCGGAAAGAGCCTGCTGGGGAAAGTAGTGGGCGATGTGGTGAGCGTGAAAGTTCCTGCGGGGATGAAGCAATACAAGATTCTTCAAATCGGAAGATGAATTCATAATGCCCAAGAACCTCGAGTTCAAGGCAAGAATCAAAGAGCCGGCAGAACTCGAGAAAGTTCTTCGATCGGGCAAGGCTGAATTCATAGGGGTAATAGAACAAAAAGACACCTACTTCAAAATATCCGGCGGGAGACTCAAGATTCGTGAAGCCAGCGACCGTAATCCGGAACTGATCTACTACAACAGAAACGAATCATCGTCGAGCGGAATGGAAAGCACATACGATGTTCTTCCCTTGAAGGACACAAAGTTGAAGGAAATTTTGTCCGAAGGGCTCGGAGTGAAAGTCGTAGTGGAGAAAAAGCGAACGCTCCTCATGTACAAGAACGCTCGGATACACATAGACGATGTCGTGGGGCTGGGGAGTTTTATAGAGTTCGAAGTGGTGTCGAATGGCGACGATAATGGAGACAGAGAGCTTCTTGATCTCTTGAAGCGACTCGCCGCGCCGTTTGTGCTGGAGGCAATAGCGAAGTCATACAGCGATTTGATGGAAGGGCAATCGGATCTCTTGTCTCTGGGAGGAGTCCGTCCATCCGGCCCAATATGAATGGAACTGATAAGAATGAGAGACACGGTTATGTGCACCTGCGTTTGTAATTGAGTTGTGTTGCGGATAAATTCTGGAAATCTCAGGAAGGTCAACCGGGAAGACGTCGAAGCGATTGTATAAAGCTGATTTGTGGTGTCAGGACGATAGATGGTTCTCCAGTAGTTAAGCGTGATGTGGCGATTTAATTATAAGATTCTATTTCACTAAGGAGGTATTCAATGAGCAATCTCAGAGAAGCTTTCAACCGATCAGGGTTCTCGCGATTCATTAATAGTCCGGCGGGCCGCGTCTTTCGAGTGGTTGCTGGCCTTGCATTTCTCGTTGTCGGCTTTTTCTATAGAGATCATTTACTCGGTGTGCTTTCAATGGTGTGGGGCATCTTCCCGTTGAGCGCCGGATCGTTTGACATCTGTTACATCAGTGCTGTGCTGGGCGGCCCTATATCCGGCGAAAAAATCCGAAGTGCACACAAGCCCGAATGATACTCAAGTGGCACCGCTTTGAGAAACTTGCTCTTGAGGCTCTGGATCGAAACGGCGTGAGAAAAGAGTAGGAATGAGGCGGGGCACATGGAAGACAAGGGAGCATGACTGGTGAGTAATATGAAAAAAAACACGCTCACTTCTGCCGTTCATTTACTAATTTCATAATAATCTTACGCTTCAGAAAGCGCTGCACAAGGATATGAATTCGGTGAAAGCGTACTGCGAGGGATGAGGATATTTCAACTCCCAATAACAGGGCCGCGAGATAGGACACCCTCGCTCGGACAAGCAGACCTTGGCGAGGAGAATCAAATAGAGCCGCTGCTCAAAATTGACATCGAAGCCGACTCTGCGGTGGAGACGACGACAGATTTTCCAAAGTTCTCATTAATGGTTTGTTCGAAGAGACTTACAGAACATTCCTCGCATCGCGCATCTGTCCGCACTGAATGGACGGTATCGCTCGTTCGGAATGACAATTAGAACATAAGACCGGGTCTTGAGAGCAAAGCTTTAGTCGAAATATGCTATCTTCAATCGGTTTTACATTAATGATTGCCTGGAGTCCGACATGATCAGAATATCCTGCATCGCCCTTCTTCTCTCAGGCCTCATCGGCTGTACCACTTTCGCTCCACCTTCTCCGCTGATGACATTCGGCGGGCCGAAGACTGTCCAGGAATCTCACTCGGAAGCCGCCGTCGCTGTCGGAACCGGGTTCGGACTCTTCCCGGGTGCTCACTCGGGCGCGATGGGGTGGTTCGGGAGATACAAGAGAGGAGTGACAGACAAGTTCGATCTCGGAGTCGACGCGGTCGGTGTCGTGAGGAGTGATAAGGGAACTCTCACCGCAAAAGTTGCGGGAAGATATCAGCTGAGGCCGAGACTCCGCCTCGAATTAGGACTGGGAGCTGCCGACGATTCGGATGGAAAGAGTTTGAACGGAGATATCGGCCTGACGGTCGGCACCATCGACAGGGAATTCTGGAATTACTATGCCTCCCTCCGACTCGGCGCTGCGAAAGGATATCCGGGGAACATTTTCGGCACTGGCGACATTGCACCGACAGATGCACTCTTCCCTATCATTAACTTCGGAGCGCAGGGAAATATTTCTAAAAACCAGGAGTTTGTGTACGAAGGCGGCTTCGGTTATATAATCCCCCGTGCGAGCAGTGCAGGTGCTTTGATTTATCTTTCGTGCGGATTGTTGTTCGATATAGGTAAGTAGAGACCGGTCGGGCTGGCTGTCAGCTGATCGCTCGGGCTTCCAGATGCCTCAGCGTGTGCGAATCCCAGTATTGCATCCTTAACTTCAGGAAGCGTTCCAAGTGTCACGAGCCTCGACCGAAGCGCCGAGCCGTTTCTCACCCCGTGGAAATATCCGTGATAGTATTTCCTGAATTCCATTATCGCGCGTCGTTCACCTTTGAGCTGGATCTCCATCTCGAGATGTCGTAGACAAGTCGCCGCCCGCTCTTCGATTGTCACTCCTGCCGGAACC encodes:
- a CDS encoding NAD(P)/FAD-dependent oxidoreductase, producing MGQQDEIFDVTIIGGGPVGLYGAFYAGLRVMKTKILDALPELGGQLVALYPEKYIYDVAGFPRILAKELAKNLIEQALMFDPTVCSGEKVVTLKSPAPGGVFELFTDKGNAHYTKSVILTAGIGAFKPKKLDARGIDTFEDHGVYYFVTDKSVFKDKEILIVGGGDSAVDWALNLLDTAKKITLIHRRDEFRAHEESVRELMSSPVVVRTFHELKSISGNSSPEEAVICDNRTREESKLKVEAVVLNLGFHADIGPVKEWGLELEKGGIKVNHKMETNIVGIFAAGDVASHPGKLKLISTGFGEVATAVNFAKNLLDPASRIYPGHSSDMDKLSAAKNRV
- the tgt gene encoding tRNA guanosine(34) transglycosylase Tgt, producing MLDFKLTKRDSSSKARAGIIRTSHGSIRTPVFMPVGTRASVKAVEQRELLEINAQIILGNTYHLFQRPGVEVLTKLGGLHSFMSWPRPILTDSGGFQILSLSELRKLSHEGVEFRSHIDGTYYFFSPEKIIEVERQIGADFIMVLDECAPYPADKEYVTKSIELTYSWAMRCRESFAASTPLYGYDQYLLAIVQGGTHLDLREKSARDLVASDFDAYAIGGLAVGEPVEELYHVTDFVTDLLPEAKPRYLMGVGTPENLLESVERGVDMFDCVMPTRNGRNAQAFTAEGTINIKNAVYKLDEAPLCGECDCYACKNFSRAYIRHLFNVDEILGLQLVSLHNLRFFISLMEKARVAIMEDRFAEFKSGTLAELNTKKMEEI
- the greA gene encoding transcription elongation factor GreA, with protein sequence MSNNSIYLTKEKLVELEAQLKDMKVNGRQEAARKIAEARGHGDLSENSEYDAAKEEMQMLELRISQLEQTLTRVRVMDPTEVRTDKVYIFCKVQLLDMLSNKKIEYQLVSTEEADLAQGKISTDSPIGKSLLGKVVGDVVSVKVPAGMKQYKILQIGR
- a CDS encoding periplasmic heavy metal sensor is translated as MKSKFLVLVLSALAIAGTAWAQDSSMQKGPMRMWRSHTAGSQLKLTDSQKKDIQKIRFDLMQKQIDVRAKLSHARLDYGQLASADNPDAGALSDKIDEIAKLQTDLKKNMLDGWFAVNKLLTPDQQKIWKKVLEHPAMAMRRMRTQRVIMNRRSGQGPMSGEMMMGGTNSMSEDAPMMDIGTMADMWGMSDLDPLLDEDPLMSMPMLFDRESPVDPGDMQMDGPVIQRDDQQDPDQ
- a CDS encoding YgaP-like transmembrane domain, which gives rise to MSNLREAFNRSGFSRFINSPAGRVFRVVAGLAFLVVGFFYRDHLLGVLSMVWGIFPLSAGSFDICYISAVLGGPISGEKIRSAHKPE
- a CDS encoding MFS transporter; amino-acid sequence: MARLSSRVRKHFKSLRHYNYRLYWISQLISVTGTWMQNVALAWYVVTLTGSAVALGTVTALQFLPILVLSLFAGVFIDRLPKRKILLVTQSISAIQAFILWIIVALRVATLGEIYFLALLIGLVNAFDQPGRQAFVAEMVPDEDVGNAIALNSLVFNAARTVGPAIAGITIALVGVAPSFLINGISFLAIIVAILLMKKSQLRNFYSKVDITLKQGLKEGISFAVNEPAIASILIVLIFIGTFGYNFNTVLPLLVKFVLKGGPKMFGVLTSALGVGSMIGALNVAGRQKPTRKFIYSFALVFTIMDIAISFSRSYILTIIFIVVLGIASISYIASTNTSLQMNSPLHLRGRIMALYVMIFAGSTPIGALFTGFVAELLGTAVMIFIEGSLCLAGIACGLLYVRKRIPKIQKRKEEVPHANGTS
- a CDS encoding class IV adenylate cyclase, coding for MPKNLEFKARIKEPAELEKVLRSGKAEFIGVIEQKDTYFKISGGRLKIREASDRNPELIYYNRNESSSSGMESTYDVLPLKDTKLKEILSEGLGVKVVVEKKRTLLMYKNARIHIDDVVGLGSFIEFEVVSNGDDNGDRELLDLLKRLAAPFVLEAIAKSYSDLMEGQSDLLSLGGVRPSGPI
- a CDS encoding SDR family NAD(P)-dependent oxidoreductase; the encoded protein is MKLGGKVAIITGGSKGIGRAIAEHYASEGAKLVVSARGEKELIYLRDMLREKGTEVEAIVADMSKEDEIRNLVLQTSNRFGRIDILVNNAGFGIFKPVIDMETKEFDSILNVNLRGVFIATREVLPFMIKQKDGVIINIASLAGKNAVENGSIYAATKWALLGFGKSLMLEVRKHNIRVVAICPGSVDTSFGSGRSSARDWALKPEDIAEAAVLAASLPARAMMSEIDLRPTNPR
- the yajC gene encoding preprotein translocase subunit YajC; this translates as MNSLLLGFMAPAQGGDGGGGMISTVIMFALIIFIFYFMIIRPQSKRQKERQKMLEAMKKGDKVVTSGGIHGKIVGMEDKAVLVEIADNVKVKVEKSAVSAILPE
- a CDS encoding bifunctional 3,4-dihydroxy-2-butanone-4-phosphate synthase/GTP cyclohydrolase II — protein: MSQFDNIESAIEDIRQGKIVIVVDDEERENEGDFLLAAEKVTPHAVNFLAKHGRGIICVALLPERVRQLGLDMMVDTNTSLHQTAFTVSVDAVRGTTTGVSAADRSTTVLALVNPGTVPTDLARPGHIFPLRAMEEGVLRRAGHTEAAIDLARLASLYPGGVLCEILNDDGTMARVPQLKKIAKEFGLHIVTIRDLIGYRMQREKLVKKIVVTRLPTRYGDFNLHLYQGIIDKKEHLALVKGEIDESKPVLVRVHSECLTGDVFASLRCDCGEQLHYAMRAVEKEGSGVVLYMRQEGRGIGLVNKLKAYRLQDDGVDTVEANEKLGFKADLRDYGIGAQILVDLGIRRMRLMTNNPKKIIGLEGYGLEVVERVPIEIEPNEINHKYLETKRDKLGHLIPNL
- a CDS encoding amidohydrolase family protein, with protein sequence MIENAGKITADGGVIVDNGRIVDIGTFDQVHKEAGSLPVRDYDGIICPGLINAHTHLELSNFKRLRHEDFVDWVMKLVDARSTVVPEETIKECGDAKKRAESQGTSFFVNVGNSLDVNNSLGTNQLFQYEQIGINSTSADTVFDHAAQNLALSKVDSALAIHAPYSVSPELMRKIKSYNNSSGHITSIHLAETPEELEFVRTGKGRMTDLLNKRVGKWSFTPAGVTPIEYVNSLGILDERTICVHCVFTDNDDINILRDRECAVSVCIRSNRELSGQLPPVAKLVKNGVRLLIGTDSTASSPSINMFEEVAAFFSEFGNVAEPSEILAMATSDAARFLGIESAYGSLKPGSRSSVVFLPFDGYESEAIEFVLSEGYKNSGMICD